One Pomacea canaliculata isolate SZHN2017 linkage group LG9, ASM307304v1, whole genome shotgun sequence DNA segment encodes these proteins:
- the LOC112571891 gene encoding uncharacterized protein LOC112571891, whose product MRTSRKESSGGVVAGRPPGTAPRQAAMAEGADGAGRAEAGRGISVLHSQALLSLMGGECLQILRCGICMEFFSIPIVLPCGHTFCLHCLTEMCKHASRGGVLSPRQELLIGCPNCRVQIFAQPILERNVTCNFIIQSLVETLRNRRIPERHEISINTERSHVGPWVRTVSHEELSGVLKDMDRLASAVSSRSVVDDAFFEIENLRHEYLSQHPTGSTSSTAKLDHGHNASVTSNLLRVPNSSSNVHTQGTSAKNLCGSAVKTYASTLYSWPSTTGLPYTSSLQSTTSQSGNTSLRDRNGNNAQMANGRVISPERKQVVQRGESLSLKGDPLVNSCRQSVVAHYHRPLALGLSLDQHSTSRHLTKRDEDTKCFTSNSYMVTKRYCECENGKSGLEYLFKEEVHKSRKGSPVLTARPQESWKSFTKLIKSAYCSQVRKNKDSVKTKNGHEQTLESLGTATARGKLKEGEKNTLHFQSSESPRALSKGGREESLDSRGTTAGGVCGDHLSKYKRDEERDSVSSPYSTCFPFSDFTVSVERSES is encoded by the exons ATGCGTACCAGTCGCAAGGAAAGCAGTGGTGGCGTCGTGGCTGGCAGGCCTCCTGGCACAGCACCAAGGCAAGCAGCCATGGCCGAGGGAGCAGACGGGGCGGGAAGGGCAGAAGCGGGTCGAGGTATCAGTGTGCTGCATTCGCAAGCTCTGCTCTCCCTCATGGGTGGGGAGTGTTTGCAGATACTGCGTTGCGGGATCTGCATGGAGTTTTTCAGCATCCCAATCGTGCTTCCTTGTGGCCATACATTTTGTCTTCA TTGTCTGACGGAAATGTGCAAACACGCTTCGCGGGGAGGTGTTCTCAGCCCACGGCAGGAGCTTCTGATTGGCTGTCCCAACTGCCGTGTGCAGATTTTCGCCCAACCCATTCTCGAGCGGAACGTCACGTGTAACTTTATCATTCAATCATTGGTCGAGACGCTGCGAAACAGGAGGATACCAGAAAGG CACGAAATCAGCATAAACACGGAGCGCTCCCACGTGGGGCCCTGGGTGCGAACAGTGAGCCATGAAGAACTATCTGGCGTCCTGAAAGACATGGACCGCTTGGCCAGCGCCGTGTCGTCACGCTCTGTGGTGGACGATGCCTTCTTTGAGATAGAAAATCTGCGCCACGAATACCTTTCTCAACATCCCACCGGGTCAACAAGCAGCACGGCAAAACTGGATCACGGACACAACGCGTCTGTTACTTCCAACCTGCTCAGAGTACCGAACAGTTCTTCCAATGTGCACACACAAGGGACATCGGCCAAGAATCTGTGCGGTTCTGCTGTCAAAACCTACGCCTCAACCTTATATTCTTGGCCTTCGACGACGGGTTTACCGTACACATCCTCATTACAAAGCACAACTTCACAGTCCGGAAATACGTCACTTCGGGACAGGAATGGAAATAACGCTCAAATGGCAAATGGCCGAGTAATTTCCCCTGAAAGAAAGCAAGTAGTTCAACGGGGAGAGTCTCTGTCTTTAAAGGGTGACCCACTCGTTAACTCTTGCAGACAAAGTGTTGTAGCACACTACCACAGACCACTAGCGTTAGGCCTTAGTCTCGATCAACATTCTACTTCCAGACACTTGACGAAGAGAGATGAAGACACCAAATGTTTTACTTCTAACTCGTATATGGTAACAAAAAGGTACTGCGAATGTGAAAACGGGAAGTCTGGTCTTGAATATTTGTTCAAAGAAGAGGTGCACAAAAGTCGCAAAGGTTCGCCTGTTTTGACCGCACGTCCACAAGAAAGTTGGAAATCCTTTACAAAGCTGATAAAAAGTGCATACTGCTCACAAGTAAGGAAGAACAAGGAttctgttaaaacaaaaaatggacaCGAGCAAACACTTGAATCGTTGGGAACAGCAACTGCTCGCGGAAAACTCAAGGAAGGTGAGAAGAACACATTGCACTTTCAATCCTCTGAAAGTCCACGCGCTCTGTCCAAAGGTGGCAGGGAAGAGAGTCTTGATTCGAGAGGCACAACTGCAGGCGGTGTCTGTGGTGATCATCTGTCTAAATACAAACGGGACGAGGAGAGAGACTCTGTATCCAGTCCATATTCCACATGTTTCCCTTTTTCTGACTTCACGGTTTCCGTAGAAAGAAGTGAAAGTTGA
- the LOC112571890 gene encoding protein rolling stone-like isoform X2: MPLVWFFYLSIWGYLLLTLNTIVQAAVATYTVFSEHPDDGGTPCYLKFAWLLYTVSTELSLEVTILYLSCGCNGKISLPSALVHVATSVYVLIDMAITATPIRLLHFIYPVGLKCLYIMASAMFLAAEGTNERDEKFAYSPFDWVYDRGCLKLALAWTLGGSPVLHFLVWTLSLFRKWVHDRISNLGTVNASVERSIKSKNVHG; encoded by the exons ATGCCACTGGTGTGGTTTTTCTACCTGAGCATCTGGGGTTACCTGCTTCTTACCCTCAACACAATAGTTCAGGCAGCCGTCGCCACTTACACCGTCTTCAGCGAACACCCGGACG ACGGGGGAACACCTTGCTACCTGAAGTTTGCGTGGCTGCTGTACACCGTATCCACAGAACTCTCATTAGAAGTGACgattctttatctgtcttgtgGTTGTAATG GTAAAATCTCGTTGCCCTCCGCGCTCGTTCATGTGGCCACCTCCGTCTACGTCCTCATCGACATGGCCATCACGGCAACGCCCATACGCTTGCTGCACTTCATCTACCCGGTGGGGCTGAAGTGCCTGTATATCATGGCAAGTGCCATGTTCCTGGCAGCAGAGGGCACGAACGAGAGAGATGAGAAATTCGCTTACTCCCCGTTTGACTGGGTCTACGACCGCGGCTGCTTGAAGCTGGCTCTGGCTTGGACACTAGGTGGCTCCCCTGTCCTCCATTTTCTCGTGTGGACTCTCTCTTTATTTAGAAAATGGGTGCACGACAGAATAAGCAACCTTGGCACAGTTAACGCCTCTGTGGAGAGATCCATTAAAAGCAAGAATGTTCATGGATGA
- the LOC112572110 gene encoding uncharacterized protein LOC112572110 yields the protein MDLRVFSKFVIWMLVVTSANCFGQDNNKIFRLASKLCKRWLSSPMTKKNYFYCFEDKCKCSGPRADCSRNYGKLTFIPELPDEIRFLDLSFNNLTAVDRAEFFHNVTNILYLDMRNNKLRYIHPQAFSVFSQLKDLLLDYNDELCYSDIQPVFSVNTLQWINFKHGSLGPLPTDFFHTSSSPNLRCIMWHENDMRFLNFTDFKPLRNLTTLGLSWNKLSRVQPDYMPNLKQLLLAGNDISEFPTTCGPQEAAYFPRLEKLILYDNRLSSLTQKICLPNLSSLVLGKNRFTVFYTDMFSNQHFPSLVELHLDSMITGQPEIQRRAFNHTLLSIITMMKNEISFQKDRVHAESFEGCPVLTYLGLNDNEFRGVDDERFLQLFGNLRNLKSLFLGKSSILQVTPKTFASFKKLRTLYLYDNDLSALPDGVFDKNNLRDLKLSRNKLREISPLTFSESTLRKLKNLDISDNLFSCTCDLIWLRDWLVTKPSLIAASKGSYNCSDKENFTILSFHLPDQACLMSSDAYKLIVVCVGMVIFNLTILASLYRYRWHIRLVLYETFRNRSGERRRRLQDQVYNYDVFVSYAEGDLRWVQTRLMPEVEQRLGLRLCVHQRDFLAGKNIVDNIVDSVNDSKKILMVFSTNFARSHWCQFELAFCLRHALEKGDDLIVVCLEDILSRDLTSIMMAMLKTNTYIQWPDHPQGVSSFWRRLQLALQEILSLRVLEEPTPVTQPMDAILFSWFAFLMSLAMSVDCTLYNSENQDQETTYVACNTRLSLPTTGWHDCFEEKCKCAGDKADCSRNYGNLKFVPKLPDSIRFLIFSYNNLTSIDREDFFENVTNIEFLDLGDNGLRYIHPQVFSVLRRLRSLFLDYNDHLDYPDLQPVFTTRTLERLDLKHGSLASPPPDLFHRFPMHRLQCISWNQNYLTFLNFSVLRPLVNLENIKVGSNLISGVKSDFMPRLKKLFLPKNAVQTFPETCSPNGTSYFPSLMNLFLSENNLYSLTRNICLPKLKMLALSGNRFTSIYSGMFSTHRFPSLVEIYVESMNQHQLAIQNKAFNNTSLERLSLMYNAIKFQDEIVSPESFAGCPRLRNLVLTGNVFAGVDDKRFHQLFGHLTHLVALFLGHSFITHVTPETFAKFKSLQRLYLYNNNLQALPDGVFDENNLTLLDLHENKLSAISPLTFGEHTKRQLQSLDLSENLLPCSCDLRWFRDWLVARPSLFAHSRGPYTCSDRQNIPMVSFYLPDQACLMSTDSYKLIIASVCVLTFTMMMLSSLYSYRWHIRLVLYETFRDRSGERRRRLQDQVYNYDVFVSYAEGDLRWVQTRLMPEVEQRLGLRLCVHQRDFIPGKNIVDNIVDSVNDSKKILMVFSTNFARSHWCQFELAFCLRHVLEKGDDLIIVCLEDILSRDLTSVMMAVLKTNTYIQWQDQPDAAASFWGRLEIALQEILPDPA from the exons ATGGATCTGCGTGTCTTTTCAAAGTTTGTAATATGGATGTTAGTGGTGACCAGCGCTAATTGCTTTGGGCAGGACAATAACAAGATCTTTCGTTTAGCTTCCAAACTTTGCAAAAGATGGCTGTCTTCTCCAATGACGAAAAAGAACTACTTTTACTGTTTCGAGGACAAATGTAAATGCAGCGGCCCTAGAGCCGATTGTTCTCGGAATTATGGAAAACTCACCTTCATTCCAGAACTACCGGACGAGATAAGATTCTTAGACCTTTCTTTTAACAACCTGACGGCAGTCGACAGGGCAGAATTCTTCCACAACGTCACCAATATTCTGTATCTTGACATGAGGAATAACAAACTTCGGTATATTCACCCTCAAGCCTTCAGTGTTTTCAGTCAATTGAAAGACTTACTCTTAGATTACAATGATGAGCTCTGCTATTCGGATATTCAGCCTGTTTTCTCCGTCAACACACTACAGTGGATTAACTTTAAACACGGATCACTAGGGCCTCTACCTACTGATTTCTTCCACACATCGTCCTCGCCAAACCTTCGTTGCATTATGTGGCACGAAAATGACATGAGATTCTTAAACTTTACAGATTTCAAGCCTTTAAGGAACCTGACAACACTCGGACTTTCTTGGAATAAACTTTCTAGAGTACAGCCCGATTACATGCCTAATCTTAAACAACTACTGCTTGCTGGTAACGACATATCGGAATTTCCAACAACCTGCGGTCCTCAAGAAGCAGCCTACTTCCCGCGATTAGAGAAGCTGATTCTCTACGACAACAggctttcttctctcactcagAAGATATGCTTACCTAACCTATCAAGTCTAGTGTTAGGTAAGAACCGCTTCACAGTATTTTACACTGACATGTTCAGCAACCAGCATTTTCCTAGTTTGGTTGAACTTCATTTAGATTCAATGATCACGGGTCAACCGGAAATACAAAGAAGAGCTTTTAATCATACTTTGCTGTCGATTATTACAATGATGAAAAACGAGATAAGTTTTCAAAAAGACAGAGTTCATGCAGAAAGTTTTGAGGGTTGTCCAGTGCTAACGTATCTGGGTTTGAACGACAACGAATTCAGAGGAGTGGACGATGAACGATTTCTTCAGCTGTTTGGTAATTTGAGAAATTTAAAATCCTTGTTCCTCGGGAAGTCGTCGATTTTACAAGTGACGCCGAAAACATTTGCTAGTTTCAAGAAGCTGCGAACATTGTATCTTTATGATAATGACTTGAGCGCTCTTCCAGATGGTGTATttgataaaaacaatttaagagATTTAAAACTGAGCAGGAACAAATTGAGAGAGATATCGCCCTTGACATTTAGTGAGTCTACTCTGCGCAAACTGAAGAATCTTGATATTAGCGACAATCTTTTCTCGTGTACTTGTGACCTGATTTGGCTTCGTGACTGGTTGGTAACAAAACCATCGTTAATCGCTGCATCAAAGGGCAGTTATAACTGCTCTGACAAAGAGAATTTCACTATCCTGTCGTTTCACCTTCCTGATCAGGCTTGTCTGATGAGTTCTGATGCCTACAAGTTGATAGTAGTTTGTGTAGGTATGGTTATCTTCAATCTAACAATATTGGCTTCACTGTACCGCTACCGCTGGCACATTCGTCTCGTTCTGTACGAGACATTTCGAAACAGGTCTGGCGAGAGAAGGAGACGTCTGCAGGATCAGGTGTACAACTATGACGTCTTTGTGTCGTACGCCGAGGGAGACTTGCGGTGGGTGCAGACGAGACTGATGCCGGAAGTGGAGCAGCGACTGGGATTGCGGCTGTGTGTGCATCAACGTGACTTCCTTGCGGGTAAGAACATCGTCGACAACATCGTGGACAGCGTCAACGACAGCAAAAAGATTCTGATGGTGTTCTCCACTAACTTTGCTCGCAGTCACTGGTGTCAGTTCGAGCTGGCGTTCTGTCTCCGTCATGCTCTGGAAAAGGGCGATGATCTGATCGTCGTGTGTTTGGAGGAcattttgtcacgtgacctgactaGCATTATGATGGCGATGTTAAAAACGAACACCTACATTCAGTGGCCAGACCATCCTCAAGGCGTGTCCTCGTTCTGGAGACGTCTTCAACTTGCGCTGCAAGAAATACTTTCCCTTCGTGTTCTGGAAGAACCT ACACCTGTCACACAACCAATGGATGCGATACTGTTCTCGTGGTTCGCTTTTCTGATGTCCCTGGCGATGAGTGTTGACTGTACCTTGTACAACAGTGAAAACCAAGACCAAGAAACAACGTACGTTGCCTGCAACACCCGGTTGTCCTTGCCAACAACTGGGTGGCACGACTGTTTCGAGGAAAAGTGTAAGTGCGCCGGTGACAAAGCGGACTGTTCTCGAAACTACGGGAACCTGAAGTTTGTGCCCAAACTCCCAGACAGTATCagatttttgattttttcatACAACAACCTGACAAGCATCGACAGGGAagacttttttgaaaatgtcacgAACATCGAGTTTCTAGACCTCGGTGACAACGGACTGCGATACATTCACCCTCAAGTGTTTTCTGTGCTCCGGCGACTGCGCAGTTTGTTCTTAGACTACAATGACCATCTTGACTACCCGGATCTTCAGCCTGTGTTCACGACCCGCACCCTAGAGAGACTGGACTTGAAACATGGCTCATTAGCATCTCCTCCCCCGGATCTCTTCCACAGATTTCCCATGCATCGCCTTCAGTGTATCTCCTGGAATCAAAATTACCTGACATTCCTGAACTTTTCAGTTCTCAGACCTTTGGTGAACCTGGAAAATATTAAAGTTGGTAGCAATTTGATTTCGGGTGTGAAAAGCGATTTCATGCCCAgacttaaaaaattatttcttcctAAAAATGCGGTTCAAACCTTTCCAGAAACGTGTAGTCCTAATGGAACATCCTATTTCCCGAGTTTAATGAACCTGTTTCTTAGTGAGAATAATCTGTATTCACTGACGAGGAATATTTGTTTGCCGAAGTTAAAAATGCTAGCTTTGAGTGGAAACCGCTTTACTTCAATCTACAGTGGAATGTTCAGTACACATCGTTTTCCCAGTTTGGTGGAAATTTATGTGGAGTCTATGAACCAGCACCAGCTTGCAATACAGAACAAGGCCTTTAACAATACTTCATTAGAAAGACTCTCTTTGATGTACAACGCCATAAAATTTCAAGACGAAATTGTGTCCCCAGAAAGCTTTGCTGGTTGTCCGAGGTTAAGAAATTTGGTGCTGACCGGAAATGTTTTTGCAGGAGTGGATGACAAAAGATTCCATCAGCTGTTTGGGCACTTGACACACCTTGTTGCCTTATTTCTCGGACATTCATTTATCACACACGTGACACCCGAAAcctttgcaaaatttaaaaGCCTTCAGAGACTCTACCTGTATAACAATAACCTGCAGGCTCTCCCAGATGGCGTTTTTGATGAAAACAATCTGACATTATTAGATTTGCATGAAAATAAACTCAGTGCGATATCACCTTTGACATTTGGCGAACACACGAAACGACAACTGCAATCTCTTGATCTCAGTGAGAATCTGTTGCCTTGTTCTTGTGATCTGAGGTGGTTCCGTGACTGGCTAGTGGCACGACCCTCGCTATTTGCTCATTCACGAGGGCCGTACACGTGCTCGGATAGACAAAACATCCCCATGGTATCATTTTACTTACCTGACCAAGCTTGTCTGATGAGTACTGATTCATACAAACTCATCATTGCAAGCGTGTGTGTACTTACATTTACTATGATGATGTTATCCTCGCTGTACAGCTACCGCTGGCACATTCGTCTCGTTCTGTACGAGACATTTCGAGACAGGTCTGGCGAGAGAAGGAGACGTCTGCAGGATCAGGTGTACAACTATGACGTCTTTGTGTCGTACGCCGAGGGAGACTTGCGGTGGGTGCAGACGAGACTGATGCCGGAAGTGGAGCAGCGACTGGGATTGCGGCTGTGTGTGCATCAACGTGACTTTATTCCAGGCAAGAACATCGTCGACAACATCGTGGACAGCGTCAACGACAGCAAGAAGATTCTGATGGTGTTCTCCACTAACTTTGCTCGCAGTCACTGGTGTCAGTTTGAGCTGGCGTTCTGTCTCCGCCATGTTCTGGAGAAGGGCGATGACCTGATCATCGTGTGTTTGGAGGAcattttgtcacgtgatctgacgAGCGTGATGATGGCGGTACTGAAGACTAACACGTACATTCAGTGGCAGGACCAGCCAGATGCTGCAGCCTCGTTCTGGGGACGTCTTGAAATCGCGCTGCAGGAAATTCTCCCTGATCCTGCTTAA
- the LOC112571893 gene encoding toll-like receptor 2, whose translation MTAGSYTCRGGLFGKKDALARKPLCDVYVSNLIEANCKNVLILSLVSYDVKGNTFQSSCDVTALPTPVHYISVPRVTMDVRLVVWCAVLQLVVRSTSLSLDDETFHRHVPADNSSLSVLTTDNNVSYCFEKKCKCSGDEADCSKNYGALTFVPKLPNTVQFLNFSFNNLTTIDSADFFQNVTYITSLDLGNNGLRYIHPQAFGIVKGLKYLFLDDNQQLNYTVLQPVLFVKTLVRLDIIHGGLGPLPTNFFYRFPLPRLQYTYWHGNDLKFLNFTAVKPLRKLKIFGVASNRLSDVHSDFMIYLEELVISHNALQDFPATCSSNGTSFFPRLAKFFITDNLLFALTANICLPGLQVLDLSRNRFTLYPTDMFSSQKFPRLIELFLDEMYDRKLEIQRRAFNNTVLERITLLKNDINFHTGSVDAESFMNCPKLTGLGLSENNLRYVDDSRFFQLFGRITNLEYLFLGNSFITQVTPKTFASLKKLQKLYLYGNDLRALPDGVFDENNLKVLDLGRNKLSQLSPLTFSESTKRKLTSLDISNNFFSCSCDLIWFRDWLLAQPTLFADSQGRYMCSDRQNITIMSFYLPDQACLMSADAYKFIVASVAIMTFTLMMLSSLYRYRWHIRLVLYETFRDRSGERKRRLQDHVYNYDVFVSYAEEDLRWVQTRLMPEVEQRLGLRLCVHQRDFIPGKNIVDNIVDSVNDSKKILMVFSTNFARSHWCQFELAFCLHHILEKGDDLIIVCLEDILSRDLTSAMMAVLKTNTYIQWQDQPDAAASFWGRLKIALCEVLPQSA comes from the coding sequence ATGACTGCCGGCAGTTACACATGTAGGGGAGGATTGTTTGGTAAAAAAGACGCACTTGCTAGAAAGCCGTTATGTGATGTCTACGTGTCAAATTTAATAGAAGCCAATTGTAAAAATGTTCTCATTTTGTCATTGGTGTCATATGATGTCAAAGGAAACACTTTCCAATCATCTTGTGATGTGACAGCGTTGCCTACACCAGTTCATTATATTTCTGTTCCGAGAGTGACTATGGATGTGCGACTAGTGGTGTGGTGTGCCGTACTTCAGCTAGTGGTGAGAAGTACAAGCCTTTCGCTCGACGATGAAACCTTTCACCGACATGTGCCAGCCGATAACTCATCGCTGTCTGTCTTGACAACAGATAACAACGTCAGCTACTGTTTCGAAAAGAAGTGCAAGTGCAGCGGTGACGAAGCGGACTGTTCTAAGAATTATGGAGCACTGACATTCGTTCCAAAACTTCCAAACACCGTTCAATTCTTGAACTTCTCCTTCAACAATCTGACGACCATCGACAGTGCAGATTTCTTCCAAAATGTTACCTACATTACGTCCCTTGACCTCGGGAATAACGGACTGCGCTACATCCACCCGCAAGCGTTTGGTATTGTGAAGGGACTGAAGTATTTGTTCCTGGATGATAATCAACAACTTAACTACACGGTTCTACAACCTGTGTTGTTTGTCAAGACACTAGTGCGGCTTGACATTATACACGGAGGACTGGGACCTCTACCCACAAATTTCTTCTACAGATTCCCCTTACCGCGACTTCAGTATACGTACTGGCATGGCAATGATCTGAAATTCCTCAACTTTACAGCAGTCAAACCTCTacgaaaactaaaaatattcgGTGTTGCAAGCAATCGCCTTTCTGATGTACACTCCGATTTTATGATTTACCTTGAAGAACTTGTTATTTCTCATAATGCCTTACAGGACTTCCCAGCAACCTGCAGCTCTAACGGAACATCCTTCTTCCCACGATTAGCTAAGTTTTTTATTACCGACAACCTGCTGTTTGCTCTCACGGCAAATATATGCCTACCTGGTCTACAAGTTCTAGATTTAAGCCGAAACCGTTTCACATTATATCCCACTGACATGTTCAGCAGTCAGAAGTTCCCCAGATTGATAGAACTTTTTCTAGACGAGATGTATGATCGTAAGCTAGAAATACAAAGAAGAGCCTTCAATAATACGGTACTGGAGAGAATTACTTTATtgaaaaatgacattaattttCATACAGGATCTGTTGATGCTGAAAGTTTTATGAATTGCCCTAAATTAACTGGTCTTGGTTTGAGCGAAAATAATCTCAGGTATGTTGACGATAGCAGATTCTTTCAGTTGTTTGGGCGTATAACGAACCTGGAATACCTATTTCTAGGCAATTCATTCATAACACAAGTGACTCCCAAAACATTTGCAAGTTTGAAGAAGCTGCAGAAATTGTACCTGTATGGAAATGACTTACGTGCACTACCGGATGGAGTATtcgatgaaaataatttaaaagtactAGACTTGGGACGCAACAAATTAAGCCAATTGTCCCCATTGACATTCAGCGAGTCCACTAAGCGAAAACTGACATCTCTAGATATCAGTAACAATTTTTTCTCCTGTTCCTGTGATCTGATATGGTTCCGTGACTGGCTTCTTGCGCAGCCTACGTTGTTTGCTGACTCACAGGGCAGGTACATGTGCTCTGACAGACAAAACATCACTATCATGTCATTTTACTTGCCCGACCAGGCTTGTCTGATGAGTGCTGATGCTTACAAGTTCATCGTAGCAAGTGTGGCCATTATGACTTTTACTCTGATGATGTTATCCTCGCTGTATCGCTACCGCTGGCACATTCGTCTCGTTCTGTACGAGACATTTCGAGACAGGTCTGGCGAGAGAAAGAGACGTCTGCAGGATCACGTGTACAACTATGACGTCTTTGTGTCGTACGCCGAGGAAGACTTGCGGTGGGTGCAGACGAGACTGATGCCGGAAGTGGAGCAGCGACTGGGATTGCGGCTGTGTGTGCATCAACGTGACTTTATTCCAGGCAAGAACATCGTCGACAACATCGTGGACAGCGTCAACGACAGCAAGAAGATTCTGATGGTGTTCTCCACTAACTTTGCTCGCAGTCACTGGTGTCAGTTCGAGCTGGCATTCTGTCTCCACCATATTCTGGAGAAGGGCGATGATCTGATCATCGTGTGTCTGGAGGAcattttgtcacgtgatctgacgAGCGCGATGATGGCGGTACTGAAGACCAACACGTACATTCAGTGGCAGGACCAGCCAGATGCTGCAGCCTCGTTCTGGGGACGTCTTAAAATCGCCCTGTGTGAAGTTCTTCCTCAATCTGCTTAA
- the LOC112571890 gene encoding protein rolling stone-like isoform X1 → MERSKNKERFSVGDTSIKAEFKFKMFGFSYHLPHLLATNQWGISPTGYVQWRLVWAFYHVFCFLYLVLDKAVINPPMPLVWFFYLSIWGYLLLTLNTIVQAAVATYTVFSEHPDDGGTPCYLKFAWLLYTVSTELSLEVTILYLSCGCNGKISLPSALVHVATSVYVLIDMAITATPIRLLHFIYPVGLKCLYIMASAMFLAAEGTNERDEKFAYSPFDWVYDRGCLKLALAWTLGGSPVLHFLVWTLSLFRKWVHDRISNLGTVNASVERSIKSKNVHG, encoded by the exons ATGGAGAggagcaaaaataaagaaagattttcaGTCGGTGACACCAGCATCAAAGCAGAgtttaagtttaaaatgttcGGATTCAGCTACCATCTACCTCATCTGTTAGCAACGAACCAG TGGGGTATCTCACCGACCGGGTACGTGCAATGGAGGCTGGTCTGGGCGTTCTACCACGTGTTctgttttttgtatttggtgCTTGATAAAGCTGTGATAAATCCACCGATGCCACTGGTGTGGTTTTTCTACCTGAGCATCTGGGGTTACCTGCTTCTTACCCTCAACACAATAGTTCAGGCAGCCGTCGCCACTTACACCGTCTTCAGCGAACACCCGGACG ACGGGGGAACACCTTGCTACCTGAAGTTTGCGTGGCTGCTGTACACCGTATCCACAGAACTCTCATTAGAAGTGACgattctttatctgtcttgtgGTTGTAATG GTAAAATCTCGTTGCCCTCCGCGCTCGTTCATGTGGCCACCTCCGTCTACGTCCTCATCGACATGGCCATCACGGCAACGCCCATACGCTTGCTGCACTTCATCTACCCGGTGGGGCTGAAGTGCCTGTATATCATGGCAAGTGCCATGTTCCTGGCAGCAGAGGGCACGAACGAGAGAGATGAGAAATTCGCTTACTCCCCGTTTGACTGGGTCTACGACCGCGGCTGCTTGAAGCTGGCTCTGGCTTGGACACTAGGTGGCTCCCCTGTCCTCCATTTTCTCGTGTGGACTCTCTCTTTATTTAGAAAATGGGTGCACGACAGAATAAGCAACCTTGGCACAGTTAACGCCTCTGTGGAGAGATCCATTAAAAGCAAGAATGTTCATGGATGA